From the genome of Segatella hominis, one region includes:
- the sufC gene encoding Fe-S cluster assembly ATPase SufC, whose product MLEVKNLHATIAGKEILKGINLTIKDGEIHAIMGPNGSGKSTLSAVLTGNPLYTVTEGEAIFNGKNLLEMKPEDRAREGLFLSFQYPVEIPGVSMTNFMRAAINAKREYQGLEPLNTSEFMKLMREKRALVELDSKLARRSVNEGFSGGEKKRNEIFQMAMLEPKLSILDETDSGLDVDAMRIVADGVNKMHTDQTSAIVITHYERLLDMIKPSVVHVLYKGRIVKTAGPELAKEIETRGYDWIKAEVDEK is encoded by the coding sequence ATGTTAGAGGTAAAGAATCTGCATGCTACTATTGCAGGCAAAGAAATATTGAAAGGTATCAACCTGACCATTAAGGATGGTGAGATACATGCTATCATGGGACCTAACGGTTCTGGTAAGTCAACCTTGAGCGCTGTGCTCACAGGTAACCCTCTCTATACTGTAACCGAGGGCGAGGCTATCTTCAACGGCAAGAACCTCCTGGAGATGAAGCCAGAGGATCGTGCTCGTGAAGGATTGTTCCTTTCTTTCCAGTATCCAGTGGAGATTCCTGGTGTATCCATGACCAACTTCATGCGTGCGGCTATCAATGCCAAGCGTGAGTATCAGGGCTTGGAACCATTGAACACCAGCGAATTCATGAAGTTGATGCGTGAGAAACGTGCGTTGGTGGAATTGGATAGCAAGTTGGCTCGCCGTTCAGTAAACGAAGGCTTCTCGGGTGGTGAGAAGAAGCGCAACGAGATTTTCCAGATGGCGATGTTGGAGCCAAAGCTTTCTATTCTCGATGAAACCGACTCAGGTCTTGACGTGGATGCGATGCGTATCGTGGCAGACGGTGTGAACAAGATGCATACCGATCAGACTTCTGCCATCGTCATCACTCACTATGAGCGTTTGCTCGATATGATTAAGCCAAGTGTGGTTCACGTTCTTTATAAAGGTAGAATTGTGAAAACTGCAGGTCCTGAACTTGCCAAGGAGATTGAGACTCGTGGTTATGATTGGATCAAGGCTGAGGTAGATGAGAAATAA
- the sufD gene encoding Fe-S cluster assembly protein SufD, which translates to MLSEKQYLDLYQSSSRMIKKHSAEVLNAVRDAAFEDFRRLGFPSRKVERYKYTDMSAIFEPDYGLNLNRLEIPVDPYQAFRCDVPNLSTSLYFVVNDAFYNKALPKVELPEGVIVDSLCKVAAENPEFIAKYYAKIAKTDEDGITALNTFLAQDGLLIYIPKNVKLDRTVQVINILRSDVDLMVNRRVLIVLEQGAEAKFLFCDHAADDKNFLATQVIEAYVGENASLDLYCLEETHYKNRRVSNVYIEQQANSRVNHNVITLHNGITRNRLDLVFKGEGAECFCNGCVIADKNQVVDNNTLIDHQVGHCSSNELYKYVLDGEARGAFAGRVLVRHGAQKTTSQETNQNLCATKTARMFTQPMLEIYADDVKCAHGSTVGQLNDAALFYMQQRGVSREEAKLLLQFAFINEVIDKMELEPLRDRLHHLVEKRFRGELNKCEGCKLCK; encoded by the coding sequence ATGCTTTCAGAAAAACAATATTTAGATTTGTATCAGTCTTCTTCGAGAATGATCAAGAAGCACAGTGCTGAGGTTCTCAACGCAGTTCGTGATGCTGCATTCGAGGACTTCCGTCGCTTGGGCTTCCCTTCCCGTAAGGTAGAAAGATACAAATATACCGATATGAGCGCCATCTTCGAGCCAGACTATGGCTTGAATTTGAATCGCTTGGAAATTCCAGTAGATCCATACCAGGCATTCCGTTGCGATGTTCCTAATTTGAGTACTTCACTCTACTTTGTGGTAAATGATGCTTTCTATAATAAAGCTCTTCCAAAAGTGGAGTTGCCAGAGGGTGTTATCGTGGATTCTTTGTGCAAGGTTGCTGCAGAAAATCCAGAATTCATCGCAAAATACTATGCTAAGATTGCAAAAACAGATGAAGATGGTATCACTGCATTGAACACATTCCTGGCACAGGATGGCTTGCTCATCTATATTCCAAAGAATGTAAAATTGGATCGTACCGTACAGGTTATCAATATCCTTCGTTCGGATGTTGACCTGATGGTAAACCGTCGCGTTCTCATTGTCTTGGAGCAGGGAGCTGAGGCAAAGTTCCTCTTCTGTGACCATGCTGCTGACGATAAGAACTTCCTCGCTACTCAGGTCATTGAGGCATACGTAGGTGAGAATGCCAGTCTCGATCTCTATTGTCTGGAGGAGACTCATTATAAGAACCGTCGTGTCAGCAATGTGTATATCGAGCAACAGGCCAATAGCCGTGTGAACCATAACGTGATTACACTTCATAATGGTATCACTCGCAACCGTCTCGATCTGGTGTTCAAGGGAGAAGGTGCTGAGTGTTTCTGCAATGGTTGCGTGATTGCTGATAAGAATCAGGTGGTAGATAATAATACACTTATTGATCATCAGGTGGGTCATTGCAGCAGTAACGAGCTTTATAAGTATGTGCTCGATGGAGAAGCACGTGGTGCTTTTGCCGGTAGAGTGTTGGTTCGTCATGGTGCCCAGAAGACTACTTCTCAGGAAACCAACCAGAATCTCTGTGCTACGAAGACTGCCCGTATGTTTACCCAGCCGATGCTGGAGATTTATGCCGATGATGTGAAGTGTGCGCATGGAAGTACTGTAGGTCAGCTCAACGATGCAGCCTTGTTCTACATGCAGCAGCGTGGTGTGAGCCGCGAGGAGGCTAAGTTGCTTCTTCAGTTTGCATTTATCAACGAAGTCATCGACAAGATGGAGCTGGAGCCATTGCGCGACCGCCTGCATCATCTCGTTGAGAAGCGATTCCGTGGCGAACTCAATAAGTGTGAGGGTTGCAAACTCTGTAAATAA